A stretch of Candidatus Sphingomonas phytovorans DNA encodes these proteins:
- a CDS encoding NAD(P)H-binding protein — protein sequence MTNESPILIIGGGGKTGRRVDSLLSARGIATRPVSRSTPIPFDWLNPQGWGAALDGVSSAYVTFQPDLAVDGAADAIAELGRLAREKGLERIVLLSGRGEPGAQRAEAVLQASGVPWTIVRASWFNQNFSEGYLIGGILAGEVALPAGAMREPFIDADDIADVAVAALTDARHANRLYEVTGPRALTFAEAVAEIAAATERPISYTRISPEAFADGLRPYVEADIVDLLHDLFTVVLDGRNEQVTHGVEEALGRPARSFSDYVRRTADSGAWRV from the coding sequence ATGACGAACGAGTCCCCGATCCTGATCATCGGCGGTGGCGGCAAGACCGGCCGGCGCGTCGATTCACTGCTGTCCGCGCGCGGCATCGCCACCCGGCCGGTTTCGCGCTCGACACCGATCCCGTTCGACTGGCTCAATCCCCAGGGCTGGGGCGCGGCGCTTGATGGCGTCTCCAGCGCCTATGTCACCTTCCAGCCCGATCTCGCGGTCGACGGCGCGGCCGACGCCATCGCCGAACTGGGGCGACTCGCCCGCGAAAAGGGCCTTGAGCGGATCGTGCTCCTGTCAGGCCGAGGCGAACCCGGCGCGCAGCGTGCCGAGGCCGTCCTGCAAGCCTCGGGCGTGCCATGGACCATCGTGCGGGCAAGCTGGTTCAACCAGAATTTCAGCGAAGGCTATCTGATCGGCGGCATCCTGGCGGGCGAGGTGGCGCTGCCCGCCGGCGCCATGCGCGAACCGTTCATCGACGCCGACGACATCGCCGACGTTGCGGTGGCGGCGCTGACCGATGCGCGCCACGCCAACCGCCTCTACGAAGTGACTGGCCCGCGCGCGCTGACCTTTGCCGAGGCGGTAGCGGAGATCGCCGCCGCGACGGAAAGGCCGATCAGCTATACCCGCATCTCGCCGGAAGCGTTCGCCGACGGGCTGCGACCTTATGTGGAGGCGGATATCGTCGACCTGTTGCACGACCTCTTCACCGTCGTGCTCGACGGCCGCAACGAGCAGGTGACGCATGGCGTCGAAGAAGCATTGGGGCGTCCGGCCCGCAGCTTTTCGGACTATGTGCGCCGTACGGCGGACTCGGGGGCGTGGCGGGTCTGA